A genomic stretch from Mya arenaria isolate MELC-2E11 chromosome 10, ASM2691426v1 includes:
- the LOC128205254 gene encoding toll-like receptor 2 type-2 — MDTLVCRCAFLVVLILITEVSGRPGFGLCKFENKTSYTDAYCNGKGNLQTLSKEKFPLGVYRLHVSNFIFQNLSMETFPPSLNVTKFYAMKNDIWHMDDNTFLYFSSLNEVSISDCTIKNITQIFQAVSSVKVNVTLSIEGMRLTHLNDKQPLMHGDANLTKLTLGGNDISELDTRLFAGLSRLQHLSVVRNSISHFSANNSQLKGIKSLDLQNNRLNASTARFCLENGKRLFPNLFILNVGYNSISIITNMTFSCLQRLNTLDLTHNDISNLDIASMAHLISLQRLILKQNWIQTFSGLIPGNFPPKLTYLDLKDNQISPSLPALCSNGSATKNKLSILNLSYNRIRRITSDNTSCLVNLEKIFLRKNAIKEIQNNAFTHFKKLRVLKIDNQLFGVQTIADNAFNLSHLVELDLQKNFILLNGSNFENIFFSSPHLAILQLSNNHVTNITALLNMIRPLKELSILKLERVGLYEFPFEILRRFQTLKNIHLDQNNIKISSLPPSSQFSTSIKYLSITNNELHFRHKLLLPQLIMSSLKALNIGHNLFDCSCNEISRWLRNQIKEIPSGTFFQNVRLIGWPNSYICHFPEDMAGTLLRDYRRSEKDCKIPNKLIPVYIYFGSSCFVVIVIAAVAFWKRWYILYYLHKLKKGCMRRMATNPELTHLLNHDGETYDAYVIYNENDVGFVVGDFRKLVEEQLNFKLHIWDRDGSIGNARSDSYFDAIEASRHVLIIVSDNIFKDAWCEFQINIALMRNVETEGRKKMFLVILSNLNVESMKKSWCSLLAKTSSGKWCETENEIRQKVFTQDIKATLSH; from the coding sequence ATGGATACATTAGTGTGCAGGTGTGCATTTTTAGTTGTGCTGATACTCATAACGGAGGTTAGCGGCCGACCTGGATTTGGCCTTTGcaagtttgaaaacaaaactagTTACACTGATGCTTATTGCAACGGAAAGGGAAATCTCCAAACACTCAGCAAAGAAAAGTTTCCACTCGGCGTTTATAGGCTTCATGTCTCTAACTTTATTTTCCAAAACCTTTCGATGGAAACGTTCCCTCCTTCGCTAAACGTGACGAAGTTTTATGCAATGAAAAATGACATATGGCATATGGATGATAACACTTTCTTGTATTTTTCATCCCTTAATGAGGTATCGATTTCAGATTGtacaatcaaaaatataacacaaattttTCAAGCCGTTAGCAGTGTGAAAGTCAACGTTACCCTTTCGATCGAAGGGATGAGACTTACACATTTGAATGATAAGCAGCCATTGATGCACGGTGACGCTAATCTGACTAAACTAACGCTCGGCGGAAACGATATTTCGGAATTGGACACTCGTCTATTTGCTGGACTCAGTCGCTTACAACATCTGTCAGTGGTTCGGAACAGTATCAGCCATTTCTCTGCTAACAATTCACAACTTAAAGGCATAAAATCATTAGACTTACAAAACAACAGACTAAATGCTAGTACAGCCAGATTTTGTTTAGAAAACGGCAAAAGGTTATTTCCAAATCTCTTCATTTTAAACGTTGGATATAACAGTATTTcaattataacaaacatgacATTCTCATGTTTACAACGCCTGAACACTCTTGATCTCACTCATAATGATATATCAAATTTGGATATAGCAAGCATGGCACATCTAATTTCACTTCAACGATTGATTCTGAAACAAAACTGGATTCAAACATTTTCAGGTCTTATACCAGGAAACTTCCCTCCAAAACTGACGTATTTGGATTTAAAGGACAATCAGATTTCACCATCATTGCCAGCGTTATGTTCTAACGGCAGTGCAACTAAGAacaaactttcaattttgaaccTAAGTTACAATCGTATCAGAAGAATAACTAGTGACAATACTTCGTGCCTAGTTAATctggaaaaaatatttctcCGTAAGaatgcaataaaagaaatacagaacaatgctttcactCACTTTAAAAAACTCCGcgttttgaaaattgataatcAATTGTTTGGAGTACAAACTATTGCTGATAACGCCTTTAACCTTTCGCATCTTGTGGAATTAGATCTGCAGaagaattttatattattaaatggaagtaattttgagaacattttcttttcaagcCCGCATTTAGCAATACTGCAATTATCTAACAACCACGTGACAAATATTACTGCTCTTCTGAATATGATCAGGCCTTTAAAAGAACTGTCAATTCTAAAATTAGAAAGGGTAGGGCTGTACGAATTTCCTTTTGAAATACTACGCCGCTTTCagactttaaaaaatatacatttggatcagaacaacattaaaatatcgTCTCTTCCGCCCTCCTCGCAGTTTTCTACTTCAATAAAATACCTGTCCATAACTAATAATGAACTACATTTTCGGCACAAACTATTACTTCCTCAACTAATTATGTCTTCATTAAAGGCACTGAACATAGGTCATAACTTGTTTGACTGTTCTTGTAACGAAATTTCCAGATGGTTGAGAAACCAAATTAAAGAAATACCTTCGGGCACATTCTTTCAGAACGTTAGACTCATCGGCTGGCCAAATAGTTACATTTGTCATTTCCCCGAGGATATGGCCGGGACGTTGCTTAGAGATTATCGACGATCTGAGAAAGATTGCAAAATACCAAACAAACTCATAcctgtttacatttattttggcTCTTCATGTTTTGTGGTCATTGTTATTGCAGCAGTTGCCTTTTGGAAAAGGTGGTACATATTGTATTACTTACATAAGTTAAAGAAAGGCTGCATGAGGAGAATGGCAACCAACCCAGAACTAACTCACCTCTTAAACCACGATGGGGAAACTTACGACGCATATgttatttacaatgaaaacGATGTTGGTTTTGTCGTTGGAGATTTCCGGAAGCTAGTAGAAGAACAACTAAACTTCAAGCTTCATATTTGGGACAGGGACGGCAGTATTGGAAATGCAAGATCAGATTCCTACTTCGATGCCATAGAAGCGTCAAGACATGTGCTTATAATCGTTTCTGACAATATCTTCAAAGATGCTTGGTGCGAGTTCCAGATTAACATTGCTTTGATGAGAAACGTAGAGACGGAGGGGCGAAAGAAAATGTTTCTAGTTATTTTGAGTAACCTTAATGTAGAATCCATGAAGAAATCATGGTGTTCGTTGCTTGCCAAAACGTCTTCAGGAAAATGGTGCGAAACGGAAAATGAGATACGGCAAAAAGTGTTTACACAAGATATAAAAGCCACTCTTAGTCattga